In the Granulosicoccus antarcticus IMCC3135 genome, TCATCCATCTGGCCGCAAAAGTCAGCATCTCGGGTCGCTGGGATGCCTTTGAAGCAATCAACATCAAGGGTACCGAGCGGTTGATCAACACGGCAAAACGCTGTGGTGTCGCTCGTTTCGTTCATGTATCAACGCCCTCGGTCGCCCACGCCGGTCGGTCACTGATTGGCGCTCCTGCAGGTCAGGCGAATCCCGAGCAGGTACACGGCCACTATGCCCGCTCAAAAGCGATTGGTGAAAAAATAGCATTGGCCGCCAACGGCCAGGCCATGAAGGTTGTTGCCCTGCGCCCTCATATTGTCTGGGGACCCGGCGATACGCAGCTGATCAAACGCATTGTCGACCGCGCTCGCGCCGGACGCCTGCTGCTGGTAGGCAGTGCTCTGGCACTGATAGACACGACCTATATAGACAACGCTGCCGACGCCATTGTTGCAGGTCTTGATAACACGGATCGCGCAGCGGGCCATGCCCTGGTGATATCCAACGGGCAACCTCGAACCGTGAGTGAAATCATGCAACGCATATTAATCGCCTCTGGAATAGACATCCCATTGCGCCATGTTCCTGCAGGTGTTGCTATCACGGCAGGCACCGTGATTGAACATATCTGGCAAGCACTTAACCGGCAGGATGACCCTCCCATGACGCGCTTTCTTGCAGAGCAGCTCGCAACAGCCCACTGGTTTGATCAACGTGAAACTCATCGTTTACTGAACTGGCAACCCAGCATTGGTATTGAAGAAGGCTTCGAAAGACTGGCAGCTTTCGAACAGGCGGAGTCGAACAGCTAGCCCATAAAAACAGCTCAAAATCGTCACCGTAAAAATCGCAGAAAACCTTAGAATAGTCGTATTGAACAGGACTGAAATACGACATGCCAGACAGGATCACCGCAGTGGATGAGGGAACGCATCATCTGACATGGTCACGCTCAGATACCACATGGATGCTGGGACTTTTTGGCACGGCGGTTGGAGCAGGCATTCTGTTCCTGCCCATCAATGCCGGCATCGGAGGATTCTGGCCTCTTGTGATCATGGCTGTTCTGATCTTTCCGATGACCTATCTTTCACACCGTGCTCTGGCAAGGTTTGTTTGCTCCTCATCAATTCCGGACAGTGACATCACCCAAGTGGTTGTCGAGCATTTTGGTTCCGGTGCTGGCAAGGCCATAACGCTGCTCTACTTTATGGCGATCTTTCCCATCGTTTTAATCTACGGCGTTGGCATCACCAATACCGTCAACAGTTTCATGGTCAACCAGCTAGGCATGCTTGAAGCGCCACGCTGGATTCTGTCGGGATTATTGGTTGCAGCAATGATGTCCGTGATGATGGCCGGCGAGCGAATCATGTTGCTGGTAACCCAGTTTCTGGTTTACCCGTTGGTCGCCATACTGATTTTCATATCGCTATACCTTGTGCCGAGTTGGAATTTTGCTGCCATCAGCGAGGTTTCTGCGCCAGTAGACATACTCCGGACTATCTGGCTAACAGTGCCCATTCTTGTTTTCTCCTTCAACCATTCCCCGGCCATCTCGCAATTCGCCGTGGCACTCAAACGCGACCATGGCGATGCATCCGCTGCGCGTGCGGGCCTGATCTTGCGCAATACTGCGATCATGCTGGTCGGCTTCGTGATGCTTTTCGTTTTCTCCTGCGTTCTCGCTCTGAGCCCCGCACAACTGGCAGAGGCGAAGGCACAGAACCTGCCAATCCTGTCGTACCTTGCCAATGTTCAAAATAGCCCGTTCATCAGTTATTTTGCGCCGGCAGTCGCCTTTGTCGCGATTGTATCGTCGTTTTTTGGTCACTATATGGGAGCCAGTGAAGGCTTGCGGGGCATCATACGAGGCCAGGTTGATCCTCATGAAAAACTGATCAAACCCGCAGCCCTCGGCCCCCTCATCACAGCCTTCATGTTTTTCACGACATGGGGTGTTGCGGTGCTCAACCCCAGCATCCTGGGCCTGATAGAGACACTGGCCGGGCCTGTCATTGCTGCCATCCTCTACCTGATGCCGATGTATGCAATCCACAAAGTGCAGGCCCTGAAGCAGTATCGCGGTCGACTCAGCAATGTCTTCATCACCTTTGCAGGCCTGGTTGCAATGAGCGGTATCGTTTATGGTCTGCTAGGCTGAGTCGGGCCGGATCATGATGCACTCAGCCTATCCTGTCGTCGCGCTGTTCAAGTCGACGAGCGTATTGTGTTAGTGGATAGCAAAGAGCGAAGAAAACCAGGGCCACAAAGCCGTAAACGGTAAGCGGATCAAAAGTTGCGTTGTTGATGGCATTGGATGTTTTGAGTAGCTCCTCAAAACCGATAATGGATGTCAGCGCGGTGCTCTTGATCAGCTGCACCAGAAATCCCACGGTAGGGGCCCGCGTTATGGTCATGGCCTGCGGCAGTATGACTAAACGCAGTCGCTGCACGTAATTCAATCCAAGACTACCACCGGCATCCCACTGGCCCTGGCCAATAGCATCCACTCCACTACGCCAGATCTCGCTAAGATAGGCACTGGCAAACAGGGTCAGACAGAGTACCGCTGCCCCCCAAGGCTCAATTCTGAAACCCAGCATGGGTAGGCCGAAGAAGATCAGGAAAAGCTGCATCAACAGCGGGGTTCCCTGAAAAAGCGCGATATAACCTTTGGCAAAGGTTCGCACACCGCGCCGCTTTGAGATACGCATCAGCATAATCAACAAGCCCACGCTGACCCCACCGGCAAAAGCTACCAATGACAGCAGAATGGTCCAGCGGGAAGCTAACAGCAAATTGCGGGCAATATCCCACAGTGTGAATTCAATCATGAGTCGGATATCGACAGCGTTCGACGGCCTATGAGAATGAGTCCCCGACGCACCAGAATGGACAGTACAAGATAGACACCAGCAATCACGAAATACGTTTCAAACGCACGAAAAGTGCGTGCCTGCAACATATCAGCCTCGAAAGTGAGCTCTGGCACGGCAATTTGCGAGACCACGGCCGACTCGAGCATCATGATGATGATCTGACTGGTCAATGCCGGAAAAATGACTTTCAGAGCCTGTGGCATCACAACTTTCACAAAGACCTGCAGTGGCTTCAAGCCCAATACCTGAGCCGCCTCCCGCTGACCAAGTGGTACCGCATCCAGGCCCGCACCCACAATTTCCGTCGTATAGGCCGCCATGTTCAGGGTCATGGCCAGTAAGGCCGCCTGAATGGGATCGAGTCTGAGGCCCAGCGAGGGAAGTGCAAAATAGATGAAGAACAGCTGTACCAGAAAAGGCGTATTGCGGATGATTTCCACATACGCTTTGATGATCGTCGCAAGCCATCGATGCCGGCCACGCCGTGCGGCTGCCAGTACGATGCTGATCAAGGTGCCGGCAACGGTGGTAACCGCGATGAGAAACAAGGTCATCGCGGCACCACGAAGAATGACTTGCAAGGCGCCGTTCAGCCAACCAAAATCCAGACTTGACATAAGGACGCCTGAGTGCCTCAGTCTTTCAGATTTTCAGGATCCAACGGCGTATTCAGCCAGTTCTCGGAACTTTGATTAAGCTTGCCGTCTTCCAGCATGCTCGCAATAGCACTGTCGATGGCCTGCTTCAGCGCCGTCTCGCCTTTGTTCACGGCAATATGCGAAGGAGAGGTCAGCAGCTGGAATTTCTGCTCGGGCTTGATGTCTTCCTGTCTGGCAAGCACGCCGGCGCCAACGTCATTGCCTACAACCATCAGATCTGTCTGCCCGGAAATGAAGGCCTGGATAACTGAGTTGTAGTTATCGAATCGCTTGATATCAACGTTCTCTGGTGCGGCCTCAGTGAGCGAGGTGTCTTCAAGTGTGCCGCGATTGACAGAAACCGACTTGCCTTCCAGATCAGCAGGGCTGCTTACCTCAAGGGCGGCAGGACCGATCACCGCAATATAATAAGGTGCATAAGCGGCAGCGTAGTCAATGACCTCAGCCCGTTCGTCGCTGTAGCCAACACTCATCAGCAAATCGACCCGCGCATCATTCAGATAGGGAATACGATTCTGACCTGTGACTGACACGGGAACCATCTTGACGCCCAGGGCGCTCGCCAGATAATCTGCCACATCGATGTCATAGCCTTTCAGACTCATGTCAGCACTGGCTGATGAGAATGGCGGGAAGTCGGAAAAAACGCCGACTTTGAGCTCACCTGAAGCCTTGATATCCTCTAACGCATCGGCGCTGGCATTGCTCAACGTTAAAGCGCTGGTGATCAGTAAGGTACTGACGAGTTTGAGCAGGAAAGTCGGTTTGTTCTTGAACATGGTTTTCTCGATAGTCAATGGAAAAAGCTGGCGACAATTTTATGTCACAGTATGCCAGCTTTTGAATCACTCCCCAGTCACTTTACATGTCCATACAGCCCTGAACGAAGCGCTATTCTACAGCCCCGATAAACGCGCGGATACGGGCAGCATTCACACCCCGGTCACCTTTACCGATGCGTGAGACACTGCGAATATCGATACGACTGGACTCACCCTCAGGGGTGACAATGACAACCACATCATCCGCAAAATGATAGATCGGGGTTCGAGCGGTCGCCTCAAAACGCAGACCATCATGATCCTGAGCCACAATTTCCCATTCCATATCCTGGCCAATGGCAAGTGATTTGGCAAAAGCCTCTTCAGGTGTTAAATCCGAAAGTACGGGAACAATGTCAGGGAATGCAGCCTGCTGCTGCATGGCTATCTCTTCCCCGCCATAAACCAGTGAATTGCGAGCTCCTGGACGACTCTCATCCAGCACCAGAAACTGAGGGGGGTTGGAGGTATCTGTGCTCACATCATGAATCGGTGGAAAACTGGATGGAGGCTGAACTTTCGCCATCAACATGGGGGCAAGCATTCCCAGACCCAGCAGACACGCGATAGCGGCCTTGAAGGCTCCAGCCTTCTCGCCTTTGACGAGCAGGTAAATCAGACCCAGCAGACCCAGACCCGCAACGGCATACCCCATAGGATTGAGATAAGTTCGGGCATAGCCGAAGCCGACAATGGGCTCCCACAATCCCAGTCGAGCACCAAACATCATTACCGCTACGGCTACCAGCGCGCACAGCGCCAGTAGCAATAACCCAGTACCCAATCTAGAACTTCTGGCAGTCACGGTCTATCCATTCGAGTGAAATATAGCTCTCGATTATAGGCGACTGACACAAGGGCATATCAGCGAAATATGACAGTTTTATTTCCATGCAGGAAGACACGGTGTTCGACATGCAGCTTCACCGCCTTTGCCAATGCCACCGTTTCGGTATCGCGCCCTACGGCCACCAGCTGATCAGCCGTATAAGAGTGATCAACGG is a window encoding:
- a CDS encoding amino acid ABC transporter permease → MIEFTLWDIARNLLLASRWTILLSLVAFAGGVSVGLLIMLMRISKRRGVRTFAKGYIALFQGTPLLMQLFLIFFGLPMLGFRIEPWGAAVLCLTLFASAYLSEIWRSGVDAIGQGQWDAGGSLGLNYVQRLRLVILPQAMTITRAPTVGFLVQLIKSTALTSIIGFEELLKTSNAINNATFDPLTVYGFVALVFFALCYPLTQYARRLEQRDDRIG
- a CDS encoding NAD-dependent epimerase/dehydratase family protein → MKVLVTGATSLIGRHVVSRLLERGDQVTVLQRRPSGITGVSEVCCDIASSHDTATHSSGPGTESESANGKTTEDLLANAMESRDAVIHLAAKVSISGRWDAFEAINIKGTERLINTAKRCGVARFVHVSTPSVAHAGRSLIGAPAGQANPEQVHGHYARSKAIGEKIALAANGQAMKVVALRPHIVWGPGDTQLIKRIVDRARAGRLLLVGSALALIDTTYIDNAADAIVAGLDNTDRAAGHALVISNGQPRTVSEIMQRILIASGIDIPLRHVPAGVAITAGTVIEHIWQALNRQDDPPMTRFLAEQLATAHWFDQRETHRLLNWQPSIGIEEGFERLAAFEQAESNS
- a CDS encoding amino acid ABC transporter permease; translated protein: MSSLDFGWLNGALQVILRGAAMTLFLIAVTTVAGTLISIVLAAARRGRHRWLATIIKAYVEIIRNTPFLVQLFFIYFALPSLGLRLDPIQAALLAMTLNMAAYTTEIVGAGLDAVPLGQREAAQVLGLKPLQVFVKVVMPQALKVIFPALTSQIIIMMLESAVVSQIAVPELTFEADMLQARTFRAFETYFVIAGVYLVLSILVRRGLILIGRRTLSISDS
- a CDS encoding DUF1499 domain-containing protein; protein product: MTARSSRLGTGLLLLALCALVAVAVMMFGARLGLWEPIVGFGYARTYLNPMGYAVAGLGLLGLIYLLVKGEKAGAFKAAIACLLGLGMLAPMLMAKVQPPSSFPPIHDVSTDTSNPPQFLVLDESRPGARNSLVYGGEEIAMQQQAAFPDIVPVLSDLTPEEAFAKSLAIGQDMEWEIVAQDHDGLRFEATARTPIYHFADDVVVIVTPEGESSRIDIRSVSRIGKGDRGVNAARIRAFIGAVE
- a CDS encoding aromatic amino acid transport family protein, which translates into the protein MPDRITAVDEGTHHLTWSRSDTTWMLGLFGTAVGAGILFLPINAGIGGFWPLVIMAVLIFPMTYLSHRALARFVCSSSIPDSDITQVVVEHFGSGAGKAITLLYFMAIFPIVLIYGVGITNTVNSFMVNQLGMLEAPRWILSGLLVAAMMSVMMAGERIMLLVTQFLVYPLVAILIFISLYLVPSWNFAAISEVSAPVDILRTIWLTVPILVFSFNHSPAISQFAVALKRDHGDASAARAGLILRNTAIMLVGFVMLFVFSCVLALSPAQLAEAKAQNLPILSYLANVQNSPFISYFAPAVAFVAIVSSFFGHYMGASEGLRGIIRGQVDPHEKLIKPAALGPLITAFMFFTTWGVAVLNPSILGLIETLAGPVIAAILYLMPMYAIHKVQALKQYRGRLSNVFITFAGLVAMSGIVYGLLG
- a CDS encoding transporter substrate-binding domain-containing protein, coding for MFKNKPTFLLKLVSTLLITSALTLSNASADALEDIKASGELKVGVFSDFPPFSSASADMSLKGYDIDVADYLASALGVKMVPVSVTGQNRIPYLNDARVDLLMSVGYSDERAEVIDYAAAYAPYYIAVIGPAALEVSSPADLEGKSVSVNRGTLEDTSLTEAAPENVDIKRFDNYNSVIQAFISGQTDLMVVGNDVGAGVLARQEDIKPEQKFQLLTSPSHIAVNKGETALKQAIDSAIASMLEDGKLNQSSENWLNTPLDPENLKD